The sequence CGGGTGCTGGTGTCCTTCGTAGGCTACCGCAACGCGGTGCTGTCGAGCGTGAAGCTCCAGCGCAGCAACGACGGCATCAACCTGGGTAACATCCTGCTCGCGCCTGAAGTCCGTAACCTCAAGGAAGTGGTCGTAACGGGCCAGGCGGCGATTGTTGAAGAAAAAGTTGACCGGCTCGTCTACAACGCTGAACGCGATCTGACCTCGAAAGGTGGTGACGCTACCGATATCATGCGGAAAGTGCCGCTGCTGACCGTGGACCTCGACGGCAACGTGAGCCTGCGCGGCAGCAGTAACGTTCGGGTGCTGATCAACAATAAGCCCAGCACCATCGTAGCCAGCAGCGTGGCCGACGCCCTCAAGCAAATCCCCGCCGACATGATCAAGACGGTGGAGGTGATCACCAGCCCCTCGGCTAAGTACGACGCCGAAGGCTCAGCCGGGATCATCAACATCATCACCAAGAAGAACAACCTCCAGGGCTTCACGCTGAACCTCGACTCGGGCGTGGGTAACCGCGGCGCCAACCTCGGTTTGCAGGGGAATCTTCGTACGGGCAAAATGGGCTTCTCGCTTAATGGCTTTGGCCGCGCCAACTACAACGTGCGGGGTAGCTTCGAGAACCGCCAGACCACCGGCAACACCCGGACCCTCCAGACCGCCAACACGCTCAACCAGGGTCTATTTGGCCAATACCAACTGGGCTGGGATTTCGACATCAACAAAACGACGGCCCTCACAGCCAGCGTTCGGTACGGCGCCCGGAACCAGATGAACTTCCAGGATAAACTCACCACGACCACCTTCCTGTCGACCTCAACGCTGGTTGGCGTACGCGACGTGGACGTGAAAGATCTGTCGGGTACGGTCGACGTCAACCTCGACTTTACCAAAACGTTCAAGCCCCAGCAGGAACTGAGCATCCTGACGTTGTTCAGCCAGAACAACCGGACCAACAACTTCGTGGCCAACATTTTGGATCCCATCACGAGCCAGAGTATCCTGAGCCGCGAGCGCAACGACAACACAAGCCGCAACCAGGAATCGACGTTCCAGGTCGATTACCAGACGCCGTTGCAGGCAAACCAATTGCTGGAAGTAGGGGGTAAAGGCATTCTGCGCCAGGTTAGCAGCGACTACGCTTATCTGGTTGCCAGCGGCGAGAACGGGGGCTATTCGAACAACCCCAACCGGCAGCCCAACGGCCTTGATTACGATCAGAATGTAGTGGCCGGTTATATCTCGTACACCCTGACGACCCGCAGCAAGTATACCCTGAAAGTAGGAACACGCTACGAGCACACGGCCATCAACGCCCGCCTGCGTACGACCACCGGCGAAGACGCCCTGTTGAACCGGCGACTCGACTCGATTCCGAACTACAGCAACCTGGTGCCGAGCATCAATATTTCGAAAGCCCTGAAAAGCGGCAAGACGATCAAGCTGGCCTATAACCGCCGGTTGCAGCGGCCGGGTATCCAGTTCCTGAACCCCAACGTCAACGCCGCCAACCCGCTGAACATCGTGGTGGGTAACCCGTCCCTCAGCCCCGAGCTGACCGACAATTTCGAGTTCAGCACCAGCACCAACATCAAGTCGGTCTACCTGAACATATCGCTGTTCTCTCGCTTCACCAACAACTCCATCGAAAGTGTTCGCGACACGCTCCGGCAGACATTTGGCGACGTAACGGCGCCCGTTTTGCAGAATGTGCTGCGCACCACCTATGCCAACATTGGTCAGCAGAACTCGTATGGGATCAACCTCTTCGGTAATGCCACGCTGTTCTCGAAACTGCAACTGGGCGGTGGCGGTGACGTCTACTACTCAACGCTGACCAACAACAGCCCCAACCTGGCTCTGCGGGCCAGCAACTCCGGCTTCGTGGTTTCGGGGCGGCTCTTCGCCAGCCTCCAGCTGAAAAACAACTGGGGCGTTCAGGCCAATATGTTTGCCCGGGGCCGTCAGATTCTCCTACAGGGCTATCAGGGCGGCTTTATGTTCTACAGCGTTGGTATCCGGCACGAGTTCGACGAGAAGCGGGGTAGCTTTGGTCTGGCGGGTGAAAACTTCTTCAACCACCCCTTCACCCAGCGGTCGGCAACCAGCTCGGCCGTATTCTCGCAGGAGAGCGTTCAGAACCTCTTCAACGCCGGGGTTCGCGCCACGTTTAGCTACCGGTTCGGTAAACTTAGCTTTGATGGTGGTGGCAACCGCCGTAAGCGATCGGTCAACAACGACGACGTGAAAGATGGCGGTGGCGGCGACAACGGTGGCCAGCCACAGCAACAAGCACCAGCCGGTGGCACCGCGCCTGCGGGCGGTGGTGGCAACCGTCGGCCACGGCAATAGCCAGCCTAGCACAGGATAGGCAGATCGCCACGGCTCCCTACTTAGGTTGGGTAGCCGTGGCGATTTCCTTTTTCACCAAAACGAGCTGCGCCCGATCAGCTTTAGCAATCTTCTTCCGAAAATCGGCGTACTCGGCGTAGGCTTCGGCCGGGTAGCGCCCCTGATGCATCCGCAACCGGCGCACATACACCAACTGATTGCCACTTACCTCCGCACGCGCCGTGTAGGTACCAAACTTCGAGTCGATACGCATCGGTGCCAGCGCAAACTCAGGTGCATAGCCATCCGGGAGCGTGTAGGTGACCGTATCGGAATCGTCGTAATTATAGTGATGCGTAAGCACCAGCGGCTGACGGCGTGCCCGCGACAGCACAGGGGCCGGGCTCACCGTCGACAGCAGGTTAAGGGGCAGGAACAGCCGCGTGCCGCTGGGCGATGCCCAACGCCGGGTCGTCAGGGTAAGCGTTTCGGTCACGCAGGGAATCTGGCCGGGCGTTTCGGTCAGGCTGAACTGCTTCAGATCAAGCGACGGCAGATCACTGTGCTGAATCAGCCAGTCCCGTTGTTGCTCGTGGTTCAGGCTATGCAGGACAGCACTGTAGGGATCCTGTTGCAGGCCCGTGTACCGGGTACGTACCTGCGCTGTAGCCCCGCCATCCGGAGCCAGCGTAATGGCGACCTGTCGCTGTTGCAGGTTCTGCTCAGGGCTGTATGCGGGGGTTTGGGCCAGCTTCCCGCCTTCGGGTGTTACCAGCAACACCGTGCGGCCACCCGTGAAATCACCCAGATACCCCGCCGGGCTGTGCTGACTGGTACATTCGAGCCAGAGCGTATCCGTTGGGGTTTTCCCCGCGTTTGGCACGCACAGGAATACGTGGTTGAACTGAAAACCGGGCAAATCGATCCGAATAGCCGACCGGCTGCTGCCTGCCCGTACCAGTGCCTCAAACGACGGAATCCCCACCGCCGCCAGCATGGCCTTGGTATAGTTGGTCAGGGCTTTGCAGTCGCCATAGTGAGTTTGCGCCACGCGGCTCGCCTCGATGGTCTGCCAGCCCCCAATGCCTAGCTGAATGCTGATGTAGCGCGCCTGCCGTTGCAGGTACGTGTAGATTTTAGCCACCTTCCCCGCCGTCGTTTTTTCACCGGCGACCAGTTGCTGCACCTCCTTCCTGACGGCCTCGGGCAACTGATCGCGGCCTTTGTTAAGCGTGTAGTAGAACGTACCCACGTCTTTCCAGGAGTCGAACGTACCTGAATAGGCCTGTACCTCAAACCGGCTGGGCGCTGTGTAAACTACCGGAACGCTCTCCTCAAACGACGGGCTGAGCGGCTCGCTTTCCACCGCCCGCAGCGTGTCGGCCTGCCAGCTGTAGCCGACGACTTCGCTGCTGCCCGCTACGCTTTTCGAAAGCACAGGCGGCCGGGACTGGTTGACGGCTTTGTAGCGGAACGGCAAATCGGCGGGCAGTTCTACCCGAAACCGGCTCTGGATGACCGATAGCCGTTCGTCGTCCTGCGGCGCCCAAACCGGGTAATCCATCATGTTGCGGGTGACGTATTCATACCGAAACTCGACGGTATAAGGGTAAGCCAGCTGCCGCGAAAAAATGGCGACTTTCCGACGGGTGTCATCTTGGTAATTATCGTCGGCGTAGGCCAGATCGCTGATTTCGGCCCGTTTGAGCCGTTTGACCAGCTTACCCGACGCGTCGAAGAGCGCCCCTTCGATGTCGGTCACCTTCGAGAATTTGTCGTAGGGGACATCCAGTTTCGCCTTAGCCTCGGCTTTTTCGTTCAGGATCGTAATGACTTGTCGAACGCGCCGAACGGCCTCCCCCGGCGACTTCACGACAAACGTCGATTCGTCGTACCGAAGCACGGCGTCGGCGTTAATGGTCATGGAGGCGGGAATGGCACTGACGGCCCAATTGTCGGTTTGGGCCAGCGCCTGTTGGCCCATCAGCCCTCCGATACTGCATGCGCACAGGGCTGCCCATATGCGCGGCATACGTGCTGTCGCCATTATTTTTTCCGGGGGGTTACACCGCTACCACTTTTCGGGTCCGCGTTGGGTACGTTCGTCTGCTCGGCAATCGGGGCGGAACCGCTCTTTTTCAACACGATCTGCTCCCCGTGTTTCTGCAAGATTTTTTCGTAGAACTCTTTCAGTACGCCGTACTCATCGGCCATAAACAACGGCTCACGGATCAGCACCCGGCTCACTACGGTGATCCGGTTTTCCAACGGCTGAACCTGATAGGCAAACCGACCGCCATTGTCGGGCAGGCTGATGATCACCGGCTTGGGCATTTCCTCAACCGTGTACCCGGCGGGCAGCGTGTAGGTCGTCGTGAAGATGGTTTCCATGCCGTGGGCAAAATCGACGGGATACTGCCGCTCCGGCTGCTTGAACGGATTCTCCTGTTGGCCCTCCGTGAGCATCGGGCGCAGGTACATGCGGTCGCCAACTACCTGCGCCACTTCGGCGACCGCCAGGGTGTAGTTGACCGTCAGCGGCCGATCCAGTTCCGACACGTTGGTAAACGATACCTGTTCGACTTGCCAGTCGGGTTTCTTCTGCTTAACGTCATCGACAAACTGCTTTTCGCCCCGCGCTTTGTACGACTCGCGGGCATCAATGGCCCCGTAGCCGCTGTATGAATGGGAAAGCGTGCCTTTCAGC comes from Fibrella aestuarina BUZ 2 and encodes:
- a CDS encoding TonB-dependent receptor domain-containing protein, which translates into the protein MSHKLPSYALAGLLLALSSGAAWAQVPSLPDSSGRRPATTLPDTSRRQPATALPDTSARQTRPDSSGSQNATRQPITPTTQSDTTQPATTATPAQLGLPTPTPATNQPNTPTQLPTDQPTGTTPPRLGGAEDAPRGSGKIVGVVVDSLTGKPVEFASIALINPETNRPIDGAVADDKGKFTMNRLPAGNFRVLVSFVGYRNAVLSSVKLQRSNDGINLGNILLAPEVRNLKEVVVTGQAAIVEEKVDRLVYNAERDLTSKGGDATDIMRKVPLLTVDLDGNVSLRGSSNVRVLINNKPSTIVASSVADALKQIPADMIKTVEVITSPSAKYDAEGSAGIINIITKKNNLQGFTLNLDSGVGNRGANLGLQGNLRTGKMGFSLNGFGRANYNVRGSFENRQTTGNTRTLQTANTLNQGLFGQYQLGWDFDINKTTALTASVRYGARNQMNFQDKLTTTTFLSTSTLVGVRDVDVKDLSGTVDVNLDFTKTFKPQQELSILTLFSQNNRTNNFVANILDPITSQSILSRERNDNTSRNQESTFQVDYQTPLQANQLLEVGGKGILRQVSSDYAYLVASGENGGYSNNPNRQPNGLDYDQNVVAGYISYTLTTRSKYTLKVGTRYEHTAINARLRTTTGEDALLNRRLDSIPNYSNLVPSINISKALKSGKTIKLAYNRRLQRPGIQFLNPNVNAANPLNIVVGNPSLSPELTDNFEFSTSTNIKSVYLNISLFSRFTNNSIESVRDTLRQTFGDVTAPVLQNVLRTTYANIGQQNSYGINLFGNATLFSKLQLGGGGDVYYSTLTNNSPNLALRASNSGFVVSGRLFASLQLKNNWGVQANMFARGRQILLQGYQGGFMFYSVGIRHEFDEKRGSFGLAGENFFNHPFTQRSATSSAVFSQESVQNLFNAGVRATFSYRFGKLSFDGGGNRRKRSVNNDDVKDGGGGDNGGQPQQQAPAGGTAPAGGGGNRRPRQ
- a CDS encoding DUF3857 domain-containing protein, which produces MPRIWAALCACSIGGLMGQQALAQTDNWAVSAIPASMTINADAVLRYDESTFVVKSPGEAVRRVRQVITILNEKAEAKAKLDVPYDKFSKVTDIEGALFDASGKLVKRLKRAEISDLAYADDNYQDDTRRKVAIFSRQLAYPYTVEFRYEYVTRNMMDYPVWAPQDDERLSVIQSRFRVELPADLPFRYKAVNQSRPPVLSKSVAGSSEVVGYSWQADTLRAVESEPLSPSFEESVPVVYTAPSRFEVQAYSGTFDSWKDVGTFYYTLNKGRDQLPEAVRKEVQQLVAGEKTTAGKVAKIYTYLQRQARYISIQLGIGGWQTIEASRVAQTHYGDCKALTNYTKAMLAAVGIPSFEALVRAGSSRSAIRIDLPGFQFNHVFLCVPNAGKTPTDTLWLECTSQHSPAGYLGDFTGGRTVLLVTPEGGKLAQTPAYSPEQNLQQRQVAITLAPDGGATAQVRTRYTGLQQDPYSAVLHSLNHEQQRDWLIQHSDLPSLDLKQFSLTETPGQIPCVTETLTLTTRRWASPSGTRLFLPLNLLSTVSPAPVLSRARRQPLVLTHHYNYDDSDTVTYTLPDGYAPEFALAPMRIDSKFGTYTARAEVSGNQLVYVRRLRMHQGRYPAEAYAEYADFRKKIAKADRAQLVLVKKEIATATQPK